The following coding sequences lie in one Candidatus Nitrospira allomarina genomic window:
- the pyk gene encoding pyruvate kinase yields MKADREPFMQKTKIICTIGPVTESYEMLRKMYDAGMNIVRLNMSHGTHESHAKVIKHIKTLNTKVPFPIPILLDTQGPEIRTGDLSIDLNLQEGTIVSISARGPMDVEESSIHINYADLMESVNVGDKITVDNGLINFEVLEKQDRLMQCRVLDGGVLKSKRHVNLPGIRVNLPAITQKDEKDIAFGLAADVDFIALSFVREAKDIQQLKQLMGHKVGRVKIIAKIEDQEGVRNLEDIIRESDGIMVARGDLGAEINLEDLPNVQRRIVRLCAESGKRVIVATHLLESMIHNPIPTRAEVTDVANAIYEEVDGVMLSGETTVGKYPLKCIEYLRKISIKTEAIPGLQFAKQLKLTTDKQQLATAAVQLAEGLHAKGIVVITRRGIMADLVSNCRPFSTNIYAFTNGSQSRRTMTLNRGVYPFRIDFSSDPEKTLQTAFRILKTREHFQIGDKVVIISDVLAQERVDGIQIRAIP; encoded by the coding sequence TTGAAAGCTGATAGGGAACCATTCATGCAAAAGACCAAAATCATCTGCACGATCGGACCGGTGACCGAATCGTATGAGATGTTGCGTAAAATGTACGACGCCGGTATGAACATCGTGCGGTTGAATATGTCCCATGGCACCCATGAATCCCATGCCAAAGTGATCAAACACATTAAAACGCTCAATACCAAGGTCCCCTTTCCTATTCCGATTCTTTTAGATACCCAAGGCCCTGAAATCCGGACGGGAGATTTATCGATTGATCTTAATCTCCAGGAAGGCACGATCGTGTCGATTTCTGCGCGGGGGCCGATGGATGTGGAAGAAAGCTCCATTCACATCAACTATGCCGATTTAATGGAATCCGTGAATGTCGGCGATAAAATTACCGTGGATAATGGGTTGATCAATTTTGAGGTCCTTGAAAAACAGGATCGCCTCATGCAGTGCCGGGTCCTTGATGGGGGGGTCTTGAAAAGCAAACGCCATGTCAATTTACCGGGAATCCGGGTCAATCTCCCGGCGATTACGCAAAAGGACGAAAAGGATATTGCCTTTGGTTTGGCCGCCGATGTGGATTTTATTGCTCTGTCCTTTGTTCGGGAAGCGAAGGATATCCAACAACTGAAACAGTTGATGGGGCACAAAGTGGGGAGGGTGAAAATTATTGCCAAGATTGAAGATCAGGAAGGAGTTCGCAATCTTGAGGATATTATCCGGGAATCGGATGGCATTATGGTGGCTCGCGGAGATTTGGGGGCAGAAATCAACCTGGAGGATCTGCCGAATGTGCAGCGCAGAATTGTGCGACTTTGCGCGGAATCCGGCAAGCGCGTGATTGTGGCAACTCATCTCCTGGAATCGATGATCCATAATCCCATCCCCACGCGTGCCGAAGTCACTGACGTGGCGAATGCCATTTATGAGGAAGTCGACGGGGTGATGTTATCCGGAGAAACCACGGTCGGAAAATATCCACTGAAATGCATCGAATATCTCCGAAAAATCTCCATCAAAACCGAAGCCATTCCAGGTTTGCAGTTTGCGAAACAGTTAAAGCTGACGACCGACAAACAACAATTAGCCACCGCTGCCGTCCAGCTCGCGGAAGGACTACACGCCAAAGGGATTGTCGTGATCACTCGACGAGGTATCATGGCGGATTTGGTCTCGAATTGTCGTCCATTTTCCACGAACATTTATGCTTTCACGAACGGGAGTCAATCCCGTCGAACGATGACGCTCAATAGAGGCGTCTATCCCTTTCGGATCGACTTTAGTTCAGACCCGGAGAAAACATTACAAACCGCATTTCGGATTTTAAAAACCCGTGAACATTTTCAAATAGGAGACAAGGTCGTGATTATCTCAGACGTGTTGGCGCAAGAACGGGTCGATGGGATTCAAATCCGAGCCATTCCCTAA
- a CDS encoding 6-phosphofructokinase, producing the protein MKAEAETLDFVTINGLLKYGEVIARRPPVEGAEPHPPLAFLEDRPQRVLEAMAALRLFVRDAQKGFANAAAYRGARQALIQQACGGDELVFFAAWNQLLAQGELSPLFRAPIGATNKPIRRRPVAIVPREHMTPNLAEGRIVLDIGDDRYWLMPRDLSARTLFFTMRHGVSRMDSKKFRVGRRLKNVLDAERGIPKADAIGTALVRTLGLVGKQLDFLQLDNYLDAKSFVHMVSQSPNTRQLFERVVSILSPETAETTEPITEWALESQDFGWATGIEKTIEIEEAAKAFGVDTKTAQRLIKHPLYSYPGGHSFFELYVELVDGFHQLGQSHQGKVLCLYTHSSTLRALLIFLDPRPFSEAFSEFGAYKEGQDNVVLLTYEHGQLSGYSTAVGLSERERAVREAWMSVEQSRREKVTLKPRQIRRIVALVSGGDFAGAGAALKELRVTGNRLGLEVYFVQHGFLGLANNWIELVTEQDTRGMSNHASSPIGSSRFEDFKDEEVQLAAIHHLKPFMKDGALIVMGGDGSMRGARAIYERFGIQVVGIPGSIDDNIAGTTSLGVQSAVALANQSIESLKATSAAMGSVFFVEVMGAGSGHLALMCAYQARAEGLLVNEHPDPNAYIEEVVLGTLKQTLGVRNKSHIIIVAERTPHQYHPEGGVHGLVDYFGSRIAQWTHLQTRSGHYPLSVATKATILGHTLRGAFPTPVDKTMAQLFAYEAIRRLIEQPEQVIGCMLAYRDPGTIQPIPLHAVAPKPFDWELFARMHGTELV; encoded by the coding sequence ATGAAAGCGGAAGCCGAGACTCTGGATTTTGTCACAATTAATGGGCTGCTAAAATATGGCGAGGTTATTGCCAGGCGACCGCCGGTAGAGGGGGCAGAGCCTCATCCCCCGTTAGCTTTCTTGGAAGATCGTCCGCAACGGGTGTTGGAGGCCATGGCTGCCCTACGACTGTTTGTCCGGGATGCCCAAAAAGGATTTGCCAATGCTGCGGCTTACAGAGGGGCAAGACAGGCGCTGATCCAGCAGGCCTGCGGTGGAGATGAGTTGGTGTTTTTCGCGGCGTGGAATCAACTGCTCGCTCAGGGCGAGCTTTCTCCGTTATTCCGGGCACCAATCGGTGCTACGAATAAACCCATCCGACGTCGACCGGTGGCGATCGTCCCGCGCGAGCATATGACGCCCAATCTGGCTGAGGGTCGGATTGTCCTTGATATCGGCGATGACCGCTATTGGTTGATGCCGAGGGATTTAAGTGCCCGCACGCTGTTTTTCACGATGCGCCACGGCGTCTCCCGGATGGATAGTAAGAAGTTCCGCGTGGGGCGACGGTTGAAGAATGTCCTTGATGCCGAGCGGGGAATTCCCAAGGCTGACGCCATCGGAACCGCCCTGGTCCGGACCTTGGGCCTGGTCGGAAAACAACTGGATTTCCTGCAGCTCGACAACTACCTGGATGCGAAATCATTTGTTCATATGGTGAGTCAAAGCCCCAATACCCGACAGCTTTTTGAACGGGTCGTCTCCATCCTGTCTCCCGAGACGGCCGAGACCACCGAGCCCATCACGGAATGGGCATTGGAATCACAAGACTTTGGATGGGCCACCGGTATTGAGAAAACAATTGAAATTGAAGAAGCCGCCAAGGCCTTTGGGGTCGACACGAAGACGGCCCAGCGTCTGATTAAGCATCCGCTGTATAGTTATCCGGGAGGACACTCCTTCTTTGAGCTGTATGTGGAGTTGGTCGATGGGTTCCATCAATTAGGCCAGAGTCACCAGGGAAAAGTGCTGTGTTTATATACGCACAGCTCAACTCTACGAGCGCTCTTAATTTTTCTCGACCCACGTCCGTTCAGTGAGGCTTTTTCCGAATTTGGAGCCTATAAGGAAGGACAGGACAACGTCGTCCTCCTCACCTATGAGCATGGGCAATTATCGGGCTACTCCACGGCCGTCGGTCTTTCTGAACGTGAACGGGCCGTCCGCGAGGCCTGGATGAGCGTGGAACAGAGCCGCCGGGAGAAGGTGACGCTGAAGCCACGGCAAATCCGGCGAATTGTCGCTCTGGTCTCCGGTGGGGATTTTGCCGGAGCCGGTGCAGCATTGAAGGAACTCCGTGTGACAGGGAATCGATTAGGCCTGGAAGTCTATTTCGTCCAACACGGATTTCTGGGTTTGGCAAATAATTGGATTGAGTTGGTGACGGAACAGGACACACGTGGCATGAGCAATCATGCCAGCAGCCCGATTGGCAGCAGCCGGTTTGAAGATTTTAAAGATGAGGAGGTCCAACTGGCCGCCATTCATCATCTCAAACCATTCATGAAGGATGGGGCGCTCATCGTGATGGGAGGTGATGGAAGTATGCGTGGGGCTCGCGCCATCTATGAACGGTTCGGCATCCAGGTCGTGGGGATTCCCGGTTCGATCGACGACAATATCGCCGGGACCACCTCACTCGGGGTTCAATCGGCTGTCGCCCTGGCCAACCAATCCATCGAGTCGCTGAAAGCAACCAGCGCGGCCATGGGCAGTGTGTTTTTTGTGGAGGTCATGGGGGCAGGATCAGGGCACCTGGCGCTTATGTGTGCCTACCAGGCACGAGCTGAAGGCCTGTTGGTTAATGAACATCCTGATCCGAATGCCTATATCGAGGAGGTGGTTCTGGGCACACTAAAACAGACGTTGGGCGTCCGGAACAAAAGCCATATTATTATCGTGGCCGAACGCACCCCGCACCAGTACCATCCTGAAGGGGGAGTCCATGGCCTGGTGGATTATTTCGGGAGTAGGATTGCCCAATGGACGCATCTGCAAACCCGATCAGGGCACTACCCTCTTTCGGTGGCGACCAAGGCCACCATTCTTGGCCATACCCTGCGAGGCGCCTTCCCGACTCCCGTCGACAAAACCATGGCCCAACTCTTCGCCTACGAGGCCATCCGGCGGTTGATCGAACAACCGGAACAGGTCATCGGCTGCATGTTAGCCTACCGCGATCCAGGAACCATTCAGCCCATTCCTCTGCATGCCGTGGCTCCCAAGCCCTTTGATTGGGAACTCTTCGCGCGCATGCACGGAACCGAATTGGTCTAA
- a CDS encoding alpha/beta hydrolase encodes MKVDSWSGTIISIPFQKHKIDALYYHLVTHDEHVRNKPVLLRLHGLLGNLLDETEHDLPYILAKYGYSSITINTIMANLGLFFGFGIFDEAMPQIHAACTYLRQMGFRKIILAGHGLGGAMAIRYGALQQQQFPSPDIQGIIAIATAYSLPDTIRKRWTRFGSQPSYQEVYEKAKPLHDPNPGHDRPDDETIVVKRAHGPTLRPEHSEIYTLKTWWALAGPEAEGPKAYQHIGGIKVPVLLVHGKFDEMIDPQECDALGNVAKTAGNPDVTMLHLEAGHDLSGKHEELGQEVVQWIQERFE; translated from the coding sequence GTGAAGGTCGATAGTTGGTCTGGAACCATCATTTCCATTCCTTTCCAAAAGCACAAAATTGATGCGCTGTATTATCATCTTGTCACGCACGATGAACATGTCCGGAACAAGCCTGTTTTACTGAGACTCCATGGACTCTTAGGGAACCTCCTGGATGAAACCGAGCATGATCTTCCGTACATTCTAGCGAAGTATGGGTATTCCTCCATTACCATCAATACCATCATGGCCAACCTGGGCCTATTTTTTGGATTTGGTATTTTCGACGAGGCGATGCCTCAAATCCATGCTGCGTGTACCTATCTTCGACAGATGGGCTTTCGGAAAATTATTCTTGCAGGACATGGGTTGGGAGGAGCCATGGCGATTCGCTATGGCGCGCTGCAACAGCAACAATTCCCATCTCCTGACATTCAAGGAATTATTGCCATTGCCACAGCGTATTCTTTGCCCGACACAATCCGGAAACGATGGACACGATTCGGCAGTCAACCTTCCTACCAGGAAGTCTATGAAAAGGCCAAACCACTGCATGATCCAAATCCAGGGCACGATCGACCCGATGATGAAACCATTGTCGTCAAGCGGGCGCATGGCCCAACACTCCGACCGGAGCATTCAGAAATCTATACGTTGAAAACCTGGTGGGCCTTAGCAGGACCTGAAGCCGAGGGTCCCAAAGCGTACCAACATATAGGGGGTATCAAAGTGCCGGTCCTGTTAGTTCACGGGAAATTTGATGAGATGATTGACCCACAGGAGTGTGACGCATTGGGAAATGTGGCCAAAACAGCAGGCAACCCGGATGTGACCATGCTCCACCTTGAAGCCGGGCACGATCTTTCTGGAAAGCACGAGGAACTCGGACAAGAGGTAGTCCAATGGATTCAGGAACGATTTGAATAA
- a CDS encoding alpha/beta fold hydrolase → MSGHLVIKENNLDTNTLKNPIVIEVHGLLGNFLARGTPRLLPQALRERDISSFSINTRLAFAGQINGRGIFDETIHDIDAAVDFLTQEGFHHIFILGYSLGASMVLHWAGNRHVPNVKGLILEGTHYAIPDTQRKRLTKWKSTPSYEELYAQAKSILGENPSHSDHDEMVVIYQARGPSRSPLHDEIFTYKTWWHMMGPEAYSAMAYKQINRVTLPMLLLRGENDPLIEAWEAEALQRIAQEAGNTFVSIKEIPRAGHDCMENPEAMLQEILNILRPSR, encoded by the coding sequence ATGAGTGGGCATCTGGTCATCAAAGAAAATAATCTTGATACGAACACCCTCAAGAACCCAATTGTCATTGAAGTGCATGGTTTGCTAGGGAACTTTCTGGCACGAGGAACTCCTCGCCTTCTTCCTCAGGCGCTCCGGGAGCGGGATATTTCGTCGTTTTCCATTAACACCAGGCTGGCATTCGCCGGGCAAATAAACGGAAGAGGGATTTTCGATGAGACGATCCATGATATAGACGCAGCAGTGGACTTCCTGACTCAAGAAGGGTTTCATCATATTTTCATCTTAGGCTATAGCCTTGGTGCCAGTATGGTCCTGCACTGGGCGGGGAATCGCCACGTTCCCAATGTCAAAGGGCTCATTCTCGAGGGGACGCATTATGCCATCCCCGATACACAGAGAAAGCGTTTGACCAAATGGAAAAGTACTCCGAGCTATGAGGAATTGTATGCACAGGCCAAGTCTATTCTAGGCGAGAATCCTTCTCACAGTGACCATGACGAAATGGTGGTGATCTACCAGGCCCGAGGGCCAAGCCGGAGCCCATTGCACGATGAAATCTTTACCTATAAAACGTGGTGGCACATGATGGGACCGGAGGCATATTCTGCCATGGCATACAAACAGATAAACCGGGTCACATTACCCATGCTGCTGCTTAGGGGGGAAAATGATCCTCTCATCGAGGCTTGGGAAGCCGAAGCATTACAACGCATTGCACAAGAGGCAGGGAATACCTTCGTGTCTATCAAGGAAATTCCTCGCGCTGGTCATGACTGCATGGAAAACCCGGAGGCGATGCTACAAGAAATCCTTAATATACTCAGACCCTCCCGTTGA
- a CDS encoding radical SAM protein — protein MQGPAGKYPALQVHPGRRCNLQCLHCYSDSGPDVSEQVDIDTLRTVVVDAATLGYVVMSVSGGEPLLYSALGELLRVSHEAGLATTVTTNGMLLDQRHLDILQADCDLIAISLDGVAESHNLMRNSPRAFDDMCAKLEGLRASGIRFGFIFTLTFHNVHELEWVAEFAVEQGAKLLQLHPLEPVGRAVYTLDGSLPDAEENAAAVVEAVRIREQYKDVIDVQIDLATIPALLEHPTRVFVREAEVCGEQTVADIIAPLVIESSGEVSPLQYGFPRAWSWGNIRNARLPELAASWLSRDYAAFLTLCKLVYEQAVTNEDEPVLNWYQHIQAAASRFSPWQIRDIMSQSGDTGACDRLRTMASDPVGHVPH, from the coding sequence ATGCAGGGACCGGCTGGTAAATATCCCGCATTGCAAGTCCACCCCGGCAGACGCTGTAACCTGCAGTGTCTGCATTGTTATTCGGATTCCGGGCCGGACGTCTCCGAACAAGTGGATATCGATACGCTGCGGACAGTTGTGGTTGATGCAGCCACGCTCGGGTACGTGGTCATGTCGGTTTCGGGCGGGGAACCTCTGTTGTATTCGGCGCTAGGGGAACTGCTTCGCGTATCGCATGAGGCGGGATTGGCCACCACGGTCACCACAAACGGCATGTTACTGGATCAACGCCATCTGGACATCTTACAGGCTGATTGCGATCTCATCGCAATCAGCCTTGATGGCGTAGCCGAATCGCATAACCTCATGCGAAATTCTCCCCGCGCATTCGATGACATGTGCGCCAAACTTGAGGGCTTGCGGGCATCCGGCATTCGATTCGGGTTTATCTTTACCCTCACGTTTCACAACGTTCACGAGTTGGAGTGGGTCGCAGAATTTGCGGTTGAACAAGGCGCCAAATTGTTGCAACTCCATCCGCTCGAACCCGTCGGCCGGGCCGTGTATACGCTTGACGGTTCCCTGCCTGATGCCGAGGAAAATGCGGCAGCCGTGGTCGAAGCCGTACGGATCCGGGAACAATACAAAGATGTCATCGATGTCCAGATCGATCTTGCCACGATCCCTGCATTGCTCGAGCATCCGACTCGCGTTTTTGTGCGGGAAGCGGAGGTGTGTGGCGAGCAGACCGTGGCAGACATCATCGCCCCGTTGGTCATTGAAAGCAGTGGAGAGGTCTCACCTCTCCAGTACGGATTCCCGCGCGCCTGGTCGTGGGGCAATATCAGAAATGCTCGCCTGCCGGAATTAGCCGCGTCGTGGCTGTCTCGCGATTACGCCGCGTTCCTCACCCTATGCAAGCTTGTGTACGAACAGGCGGTGACTAATGAGGATGAACCGGTCCTGAACTGGTATCAACATATCCAAGCCGCCGCCTCACGTTTTTCGCCATGGCAGATTCGCGACATCATGAGCCAGTCAGGTGATACCGGGGCTTGTGACCGTCTGCGGACGATGGCCTCAGATCCTGTCGGTCATGTCCCTCATTGA
- a CDS encoding DUF4403 family protein — protein sequence MRTWKRCIALLPFLLVAVACSHTIPPYTAKPVPPQQFTPPTPDAIEVPEVQLPDSALPVTLVLDLTPLEETLQASMPEHFSEAFHPLQKDYRWDFVREAEPQVTIQDGLVTIHSTYRGDIEANTASRGCRLDPVFPILNTTGKLELEQEGNALVLRLKSPQIDIDLKPESESKCNMFNIPVKDQLAELLNTPMLVESMTRAVEESGYQVPLEQVWTKLQAPVAVNVVKFNTQACIYGKPTEMAIGTLKGTVQRTTIPIVVNETPTATFENSCAKPTAEVMKITSGAALLEGKPYKVLASVSVPYSEVNRELQERLVHQPVKDPNVDMVINKATASDSGGKALFTINTTGDLNGTIYYWGTPQLEGEGSVMTMSDLQMASESKTMLEDIKVGYWKIIDQQLRDKLQTATRVDLSDRIAKMKSAITGTHASGDVTREITIGQQQPQRAYSIPGALVADILLEGSANLTAPVELATRSMPGKTPDKISIFSQPPTQR from the coding sequence ATGAGGACCTGGAAAAGATGCATTGCATTACTACCCTTTCTGTTGGTCGCGGTCGCATGCAGCCATACGATACCGCCCTACACAGCCAAACCGGTTCCGCCACAGCAATTTACCCCACCGACTCCCGACGCGATTGAGGTGCCCGAGGTTCAACTTCCTGACTCAGCGCTTCCCGTTACGCTTGTCCTTGATTTGACCCCCCTGGAAGAGACATTGCAGGCGTCCATGCCGGAACACTTCAGCGAAGCTTTTCATCCGTTACAGAAAGATTACAGGTGGGATTTCGTCAGAGAAGCAGAGCCCCAAGTCACCATTCAGGATGGTTTGGTGACTATCCATTCCACCTACAGAGGGGATATTGAGGCCAACACCGCCTCCCGCGGCTGCCGTTTAGATCCCGTCTTTCCCATCCTCAATACCACCGGGAAACTTGAGTTGGAACAAGAAGGTAATGCGCTCGTCCTGCGCCTCAAAAGCCCCCAAATAGACATCGACCTCAAACCTGAGAGCGAGAGTAAGTGCAACATGTTCAATATTCCGGTCAAGGATCAACTGGCGGAGCTCCTGAATACCCCCATGCTCGTCGAAAGCATGACACGGGCCGTGGAAGAAAGCGGGTACCAGGTTCCCTTGGAACAGGTCTGGACGAAGTTACAAGCGCCGGTGGCCGTAAATGTGGTGAAGTTCAACACCCAGGCCTGCATCTATGGGAAACCTACAGAAATGGCCATCGGAACCCTGAAGGGTACCGTGCAGCGGACGACTATTCCTATCGTCGTCAACGAAACCCCGACGGCGACTTTTGAAAATTCGTGCGCCAAGCCAACCGCCGAAGTCATGAAAATCACCTCCGGCGCCGCCCTCCTTGAGGGGAAGCCGTATAAAGTCTTAGCCTCCGTGAGCGTGCCATATTCCGAGGTAAACCGAGAGCTGCAGGAGAGGCTGGTGCACCAACCCGTTAAAGACCCCAACGTCGACATGGTCATCAACAAAGCCACGGCGTCAGACTCCGGGGGGAAGGCACTGTTCACCATCAACACCACAGGAGATCTTAATGGCACGATCTATTATTGGGGAACACCGCAGCTGGAAGGCGAGGGGTCTGTGATGACGATGTCTGACCTTCAGATGGCCAGCGAATCGAAAACTATGTTGGAAGATATCAAGGTGGGGTATTGGAAGATCATCGACCAACAATTACGAGATAAATTACAAACAGCAACACGGGTTGATCTGTCCGACCGAATTGCAAAGATGAAATCGGCGATCACAGGTACACATGCAAGCGGCGACGTGACCAGGGAAATAACGATAGGGCAGCAGCAACCCCAACGCGCCTATTCCATCCCTGGGGCGCTCGTGGCTGATATTCTGTTGGAAGGAAGCGCCAATTTGACCGCGCCAGTGGAGTTGGCAACCCGCAGCATGCCCGGAAAGACGCCGGACAAGATTTCCATTTTCTCTCAGCCGCCTACCCAGCGGTAA
- a CDS encoding OsmC family protein produces the protein MADAQILNGVNVAAVNELVKNVESDPKLGECRFHIKNTWSTCGQNQSKVSSFYAAKQEIPHDDPFTLNADEPSILAGHDTGANPVEHLLHALAGCLTTTLVYHAAVRGIKIDALESELEGDLDIRGFLGLSNKVRSGFENIRVNFKVKTDAENIEKLKALSKLSPVFDMTSHGTNVQVNIERKEC, from the coding sequence ATGGCTGACGCGCAGATCCTTAATGGTGTCAATGTCGCAGCAGTGAACGAGCTGGTGAAAAACGTCGAGAGTGATCCCAAACTGGGTGAATGCAGGTTTCACATCAAAAACACCTGGAGTACGTGTGGGCAAAATCAATCGAAGGTCTCAAGCTTTTATGCAGCCAAGCAGGAAATTCCCCACGACGATCCATTCACCCTGAATGCTGATGAACCCTCCATTCTGGCCGGGCATGATACCGGTGCGAATCCCGTTGAGCACCTGTTACATGCGTTGGCGGGATGCCTGACGACCACCTTGGTGTACCATGCTGCCGTGCGGGGCATTAAAATTGACGCATTGGAATCGGAACTCGAGGGTGACCTGGATATCAGGGGATTCCTTGGTCTCTCGAATAAGGTCAGGAGCGGGTTCGAGAATATTCGGGTCAATTTTAAGGTCAAAACCGATGCGGAGAACATTGAGAAGCTCAAAGCTCTCAGTAAACTCTCACCGGTGTTCGACATGACGTCCCATGGCACCAATGTTCAGGTGAATATCGAGAGAAAGGAGTGTTGA
- a CDS encoding DUF2326 domain-containing protein yields the protein MLKIKKLYTEPGVFDPISFVDGFNLILGEKKEGNVKTNGVGKSIVIEFLNYALLKQHKDSRVALIPEQTLSREVTVCLDFEIGEHKITSKRTIKDHDCPVLIINGHSQRYSTLADANNHLGSLLFENLDQKNPPSFRIMMGPLIRDEGSEFKSIIDCYDTTKRIPPDYTPHLYLLHVDPLPYNEARQLYKEMENLTKAKSKIEENIKVITNKNVSESKSDLNELESQVRRIQSDIDRLENIEGFGVIKDEIIEIENRLERERSKQAVLKSELSKLQLFHGDNYIDGDEVAELYNQFKEGLGDLIKRELDEVTIFKKKIDNFQRNLIDQKRGSIVEALQPLNENISELSRLYKEKILLLDQEGLLISLKQTIAIHARKIEELSALSSFIKAHNQYESDHKSKKRERENKIYLLESYRNDSDAVVRSFEKTILDIHEYVFGNRKSSFDIEISKRKEILKFELRTDSDGSHSINREKVFLYDYALLINPYTSELHPGLLVHDNIFDVDQDTLIKSINYIGENLNLLNGKQYILTINRDKFSESDMELLNLDLDGYARASFTKSNKFLKTQYQELTL from the coding sequence ATGTTGAAAATTAAAAAACTATATACCGAACCAGGAGTATTTGATCCCATTTCATTTGTAGACGGGTTTAATTTGATCTTAGGCGAAAAAAAAGAAGGGAATGTTAAAACCAATGGCGTTGGTAAGTCTATAGTTATTGAGTTCCTAAATTATGCTCTTCTAAAACAGCACAAAGATAGCCGGGTAGCACTCATTCCCGAACAAACCCTATCTCGGGAAGTGACCGTTTGCTTAGATTTTGAAATTGGTGAGCACAAAATAACATCTAAGCGAACAATTAAAGATCATGACTGTCCGGTTTTAATTATTAATGGCCATAGCCAGCGCTATTCAACGCTAGCCGATGCTAACAACCATTTAGGTTCGTTATTATTTGAAAATCTAGACCAAAAAAACCCACCTTCTTTTCGAATAATGATGGGTCCACTTATTCGGGATGAAGGTTCTGAATTCAAGTCAATAATCGACTGTTACGACACCACAAAACGTATACCGCCAGACTACACTCCGCACCTTTATTTATTGCATGTTGATCCATTGCCATACAACGAAGCAAGGCAGCTTTACAAGGAAATGGAAAACTTAACAAAAGCAAAAAGTAAGATAGAGGAGAACATCAAAGTCATTACGAATAAAAATGTGTCGGAATCAAAATCTGATCTCAATGAATTAGAAAGCCAAGTCCGAAGAATACAATCTGATATTGATCGACTTGAGAATATTGAAGGCTTTGGAGTCATAAAAGATGAAATAATCGAAATAGAAAATCGGCTTGAAAGGGAACGGTCAAAACAGGCCGTATTAAAATCTGAATTATCAAAGTTGCAGCTTTTTCATGGTGACAACTATATTGACGGCGATGAGGTTGCAGAGCTCTACAATCAATTTAAAGAAGGGCTTGGCGATCTAATAAAACGCGAATTAGATGAAGTGACTATATTCAAGAAAAAGATCGATAATTTCCAGAGAAACCTTATCGACCAGAAACGCGGCTCCATTGTGGAAGCCCTCCAACCATTAAACGAAAACATTTCTGAATTAAGCCGGTTATACAAAGAAAAAATATTACTCTTAGATCAAGAAGGGCTTTTAATAAGCTTAAAGCAGACCATCGCTATTCATGCTAGAAAAATAGAAGAGCTTTCTGCCCTTTCGTCTTTTATAAAAGCCCACAACCAATACGAAAGTGATCACAAAAGTAAAAAACGGGAACGCGAAAATAAAATCTATTTATTGGAAAGTTACCGCAATGACTCTGATGCGGTGGTTCGATCGTTTGAAAAAACTATTCTTGATATTCATGAGTATGTATTTGGAAACAGAAAAAGTTCATTTGATATAGAAATATCTAAAAGAAAAGAAATATTGAAGTTTGAACTTCGCACTGACTCGGATGGAAGCCATAGCATAAACAGAGAAAAGGTGTTTTTGTATGATTATGCCTTATTGATAAACCCCTACACCTCTGAGCTTCATCCCGGACTTTTAGTACATGACAATATTTTTGATGTTGATCAGGACACACTGATTAAAAGCATCAATTATATTGGTGAGAATCTTAATTTGTTAAATGGTAAACAATATATTTTAACGATCAACCGCGATAAATTTAGCGAATCGGACATGGAATTATTAAATTTAGACCTTGATGGCTATGCTCGCGCATCTTTTACGAAATCGAATAAATTTTTAAAGACCCAATACCAAGAGTTAACACTTTAG